In a single window of the Clostridiaceae bacterium genome:
- the yabG gene encoding sporulation peptidase YabG, with protein sequence MRDLKIGDIVARKSYDQDVFFKVTGIRKEGQKNIVTLKGITYRLEADAPEEDLIVQPASKVREYRNKCCILAEKKTRAFMSSRIRQNLKKGYYRSTSKELPGKYARPGKILHIDGDQDYLETCLNEYRKLALDIVGEYIPEKKQPSEVYNLLQKYKPDILILTGHDGIIKSGGDYGNINNYRHSKHFVDAVKEARRYDSDLNGLFIFAGACQSFYKELIKAGANFASSPNRILIHALDPVYVCRKVAFTGINKLLSPKDIINDTISGSEGIGGVQSFGKYRDGFPAEPYNN encoded by the coding sequence ATGCGAGACTTAAAAATAGGGGATATTGTTGCAAGAAAATCCTATGACCAGGATGTTTTTTTTAAAGTAACTGGAATAAGAAAAGAAGGACAAAAAAATATTGTCACATTAAAGGGGATTACTTACAGGCTGGAAGCTGATGCTCCGGAAGAGGATCTGATTGTTCAGCCAGCCAGTAAAGTCCGGGAATATAGGAACAAGTGCTGTATACTTGCAGAAAAAAAAACTCGTGCTTTTATGTCTTCACGCATAAGGCAAAACTTAAAAAAAGGGTATTATAGAAGTACTTCAAAAGAATTGCCCGGGAAATATGCCCGGCCAGGAAAAATACTCCATATAGATGGCGACCAGGATTATTTAGAAACTTGCCTGAATGAATATAGAAAACTTGCTCTGGATATAGTAGGAGAGTATATACCTGAGAAAAAACAACCTTCAGAAGTGTATAATCTTCTGCAAAAATACAAACCTGATATTCTTATTCTTACGGGACATGACGGTATTATAAAAAGTGGCGGTGATTATGGGAATATAAATAACTACAGACATTCCAAACATTTTGTTGATGCTGTTAAGGAAGCTAGACGATATGACAGTGATCTTAATGGCTTGTTTATATTTGCAGGTGCCTGTCAGTCTTTTTATAAAGAATTAATAAAAGCAGGAGCGAACTTTGCCAGTTCTCCAAATAGAATTCTTATACATGCTTTAGATCCTGTATATGTATGCAGAAAAGTAGCGTTTACAGGTATAAATAAACTTCTGTCACCAAAGGATATTATAAATGATACAATATCAGGATCAGAAGGAATAGGAGGAGTACAGTCCTTTGGGAAATATAGGGATGGATTTCCTGCAGAACCGTACAACAATTGA
- a CDS encoding glycosyltransferase family 39 protein: MKRKNTAIFFTGVFTGLSFIIKLCLIFYYKNNLTLSSDDINYIKSAVALLKGGIFVFHQYNEPTVFVMPLYPLFLAGIFKVFGYGLAGLQAARVIQAILSSISVLLVYLIAEELFDKKIAVFSTLLVALYFPNIVTSGYFLTETLFTTLLLLLIFFSLSFSGNPTWYKFALLGFIWTLSVLCRPTIALFPLFLFIYLLFYKKIPFAKIIKCSLSMGLVFFVIMLPWWIRNYSEYGEFIPLSASGGNPMLQGTYVDYKQTPENIVYYKLGSNAFETNKVEVKIARNRIIEEFKRDFFGYLNWFTLGKTKYLWYTPFYWKEFFGMKSSYVTIYHYFLLTGFIGIIILIVKSFSRYFIPISIIFYFNIVHCVYMAFDRYAFPLMPLVSIFCAFSIISVYRFVVVKFL, from the coding sequence TTGAAAAGAAAGAATACAGCAATTTTTTTTACTGGGGTTTTTACAGGTTTATCTTTCATTATAAAACTTTGCTTAATATTCTACTATAAGAATAATCTAACACTTTCCAGTGATGATATTAACTACATAAAAAGTGCAGTGGCTTTATTAAAAGGAGGCATCTTTGTTTTTCACCAATACAATGAGCCTACTGTATTTGTAATGCCCCTTTATCCATTATTTCTTGCAGGGATATTTAAAGTATTTGGATATGGATTGGCAGGCCTTCAGGCTGCAAGAGTAATACAGGCTATTCTTAGCAGCATTTCTGTTTTACTGGTATATCTGATAGCTGAAGAATTATTTGACAAAAAAATAGCTGTTTTTTCAACTCTACTTGTCGCTCTATATTTTCCGAATATTGTTACTTCGGGTTATTTTTTGACTGAAACATTATTCACAACTTTATTATTATTGCTAATATTTTTCTCCCTTAGTTTTTCTGGTAACCCTACCTGGTATAAATTTGCTTTGCTTGGTTTTATCTGGACTTTATCAGTTTTATGCAGGCCTACTATTGCATTGTTTCCATTATTTCTTTTTATTTATCTTCTATTTTACAAAAAAATCCCATTTGCAAAAATTATAAAATGTAGTTTATCCATGGGTTTAGTTTTTTTTGTAATAATGTTGCCCTGGTGGATAAGAAACTACTCTGAGTACGGAGAGTTTATACCTCTTTCCGCATCTGGCGGAAATCCCATGCTGCAAGGTACTTATGTAGATTATAAACAAACACCGGAAAACATAGTGTATTATAAACTGGGCAGCAATGCTTTTGAAACAAATAAAGTAGAGGTGAAAATTGCAAGAAATAGGATAATAGAAGAATTTAAAAGGGATTTTTTTGGATACTTAAACTGGTTTACATTGGGGAAAACAAAATATCTCTGGTATACTCCTTTTTATTGGAAAGAATTCTTTGGGATGAAATCATCCTATGTTACTATTTATCATTATTTTCTGCTTACAGGTTTTATAGGAATAATTATTCTGATTGTCAAAAGTTTTTCCAGGTACTTTATTCCAATTTCCATAATATTTTATTTCAATATTGTACATTGTGTGTACATGGCTTTTGACAGGTATGCTTTTCCTTTAATGCCTCTAGTATCAATTTTCTGCGCTTTTTCTATTATATCAGTCTATAGGTTTGTAGTTGTAAAATTCTTATAA
- a CDS encoding S-layer homology domain-containing protein has translation MIKVKLKIIKILIISALVISIFLPVTHANTDLELLQIENSANALVALQILKGDEHGNLKLQDSVSRCEFTTLILRILGKEGEEDVNAIENPFTDLDEKHWAYNNIIIATKYNLINGYEDKTFRPDNNVTFTEARAIIVRALGYESQLEGNWPDNVINMSKRLGLDYNLNLPQDKEITRGEASVLIYNALTIPLFAR, from the coding sequence ATGATAAAAGTTAAACTTAAAATTATAAAAATATTAATAATTTCAGCTTTAGTAATTTCAATTTTTTTGCCGGTTACACATGCTAATACTGATTTAGAATTGCTTCAAATTGAAAATAGTGCTAATGCTCTTGTGGCTCTACAAATCCTTAAGGGTGATGAACATGGTAATCTGAAACTGCAGGACAGTGTAAGCCGTTGCGAGTTTACTACTTTGATTTTGAGGATTCTAGGTAAAGAAGGAGAAGAAGATGTTAATGCAATAGAAAATCCTTTTACAGATCTAGATGAAAAACACTGGGCTTACAATAATATAATAATTGCCACAAAATACAATCTTATTAACGGGTATGAAGATAAAACCTTCAGACCTGATAATAATGTTACCTTTACCGAAGCCAGAGCCATAATAGTAAGAGCTCTAGGTTATGAATCCCAGCTTGAAGGCAATTGGCCTGATAACGTTATTAATATGTCAAAAAGATTAGGGTTGGACTATAACCTGAACTTACCGCAGGATAAAGAAATTACCCGTGGTGAAGCTTCGGTGCTTATATATAATGCTCTGACCATACCGTTGTTTGCAAGATAG
- a CDS encoding CotS family spore coat protein yields the protein MQTIEKEIGDRYGIEVSRLSQYKDALLIESSLGKKLLRRNQCDIAKIEFIHKAKEHLYENNFKNIDRYLCTTEGTPFFLFGGNCYTISNMIEGRECNFEERNDIILATQSLAALHKASKGFVPDPSTQNYNELGKLPFYLTKRLGELKKLKKIAEKGRSKFDHKFLEYVDYFYQLGENVIHNISNGVYDKLVEKTAEEGIICHHDYTHHNIIIDKKQVSVINFNYCCHELKVYDIANLIRRKMRKCNWNIEEARVIINEYRKINEISKEEFFVLKLMLEFPQKFWRVANKYYNSRRNRVETSYILRLQEVIDEIDHSANFLKQFHTLI from the coding sequence ATGCAAACAATAGAGAAAGAAATAGGGGATAGGTACGGCATAGAGGTAAGCAGGCTTAGTCAATATAAAGATGCTTTATTAATCGAATCCTCATTGGGAAAAAAACTACTTAGAAGAAACCAGTGTGATATAGCCAAAATTGAGTTTATTCACAAAGCAAAAGAGCATCTTTATGAAAATAACTTTAAAAATATTGACAGGTACCTGTGTACTACCGAAGGAACCCCTTTTTTTCTCTTTGGAGGTAACTGCTACACCATCAGTAATATGATAGAAGGAAGAGAGTGTAATTTTGAGGAAAGAAATGATATTATACTGGCTACACAGTCATTGGCTGCATTACATAAAGCATCTAAAGGCTTTGTACCTGATCCTTCCACTCAAAATTATAATGAATTAGGTAAACTGCCATTTTATTTAACAAAGAGGCTGGGGGAATTAAAGAAATTAAAAAAAATAGCAGAGAAAGGTAGGAGCAAATTTGATCATAAGTTTTTAGAATATGTAGATTATTTTTATCAATTAGGAGAAAATGTAATACATAATATTTCAAACGGTGTGTATGATAAACTGGTAGAAAAAACAGCAGAGGAAGGTATAATATGTCATCACGATTATACCCACCACAATATCATAATTGACAAAAAACAAGTTTCAGTTATAAATTTTAATTACTGTTGCCATGAATTAAAAGTTTATGATATAGCAAATCTAATACGGCGTAAAATGCGCAAATGTAATTGGAATATTGAGGAAGCCAGGGTCATCATCAATGAATACCGAAAGATAAACGAGATAAGTAAAGAAGAGTTTTTTGTATTAAAACTAATGTTGGAATTTCCCCAAAAATTTTGGAGAGTTGCCAATAAATACTATAACAGCAGAAGAAATAGAGTTGAAACAAGTTATATTTTGAGATTGCAGGAAGTCATTGATGAAATTGATCATAGTGCAAATTTTCTAAAGCAGTTCCACACTCTTATATAA
- a CDS encoding YaaL family protein, with translation MNSNNKEIKDQNAKSDKLSSLIKRFKKKSLLNAKRNNTTDIHEDNFDRDNLVESIRLARLEWLDASRNFEFAYDKEIIDYYTYQMKASETRYQYLLKLAREKSIKLGKKDNIQYIFQGKNMSG, from the coding sequence ATGAATTCAAATAATAAGGAAATAAAGGATCAAAATGCTAAATCTGATAAGCTCAGCAGTCTAATAAAAAGATTCAAAAAAAAATCACTATTAAATGCTAAAAGAAATAATACTACAGATATTCATGAAGATAATTTTGACAGGGATAACCTGGTAGAAAGTATCAGGCTTGCCAGACTGGAATGGTTGGACGCAAGCAGAAATTTTGAATTTGCATATGACAAGGAAATAATTGATTACTATACATATCAGATGAAAGCCAGTGAAACAAGGTATCAGTATTTATTAAAACTGGCAAGGGAAAAAAGTATAAAGCTTGGTAAAAAGGACAATATTCAGTATATTTTCCAAGGGAAAAATATGTCAGGTTAA
- a CDS encoding 4-(cytidine 5'-diphospho)-2-C-methyl-D-erythritol kinase, which produces MIELKARAKINLSIDVLRKLDNGYHEVRMVMQSIKLHDKIVLEPLKHGIEIVSDSSMIPLDEGNIAYKAAELIINRYSIKSGIRIILEKNIPVGAGLGGGSADAAAVLKGMNKIFSLNISQEELVLLGKKIGADVPFCINGGTMLAEGIGEKLTRLADLGEIPVVLVKPDITISTPWVYKNFNFDIIKDRPNTELIIKAINQGRIDLLAGNLKNVLESVTAEKFTEIKEIKNKLVEYGAQVSLMSGSGPTVFGLFEDMAKAENAYRKFKKEKCSCFLTETTNGES; this is translated from the coding sequence ATAATAGAACTTAAAGCCAGGGCAAAAATTAATCTTTCTATTGACGTGCTGCGAAAGCTTGACAATGGATATCATGAAGTCAGAATGGTAATGCAATCAATAAAGCTTCATGATAAGATAGTACTGGAACCTTTGAAGCACGGCATAGAAATAGTATCCGATAGTTCCATGATACCTTTAGATGAGGGAAATATTGCCTATAAGGCTGCAGAATTAATTATTAACAGATATTCAATAAAAAGCGGAATTAGAATAATACTTGAGAAAAATATACCTGTTGGGGCGGGACTTGGCGGAGGAAGCGCTGATGCAGCTGCTGTTCTTAAGGGCATGAATAAAATATTCTCCCTTAATATTAGCCAGGAGGAACTAGTATTATTGGGAAAGAAAATAGGGGCTGATGTCCCTTTTTGCATAAATGGAGGAACAATGCTGGCTGAAGGGATAGGAGAAAAGCTTACCAGGCTGGCAGATCTCGGAGAGATACCTGTGGTTTTGGTAAAGCCTGATATAACAATATCTACCCCATGGGTATATAAAAATTTTAATTTTGATATTATTAAGGACAGGCCTAATACTGAACTGATTATAAAGGCTATTAATCAGGGAAGAATAGATTTGCTTGCAGGAAATCTGAAGAATGTGTTAGAATCAGTTACCGCCGAAAAATTTACAGAAATAAAAGAAATTAAAAATAAATTAGTTGAATATGGTGCCCAGGTTAGCCTTATGAGCGGAAGTGGACCTACGGTATTTGGCTTATTTGAAGATATGGCTAAAGCGGAAAATGCATACAGAAAGTTTAAAAAGGAAAAATGTAGTTGTTTTCTGACTGAAACTACAAACGGGGAGAGTTGA
- a CDS encoding DUF3794 domain-containing protein translates to MSLELVREVIKANKIVGENSTQTIVEHDIIVPDVNPDIDNILLIDGDIFINRVDTGEGEVFVSGEIYYKILYISDEEAKQLKSINVASEFSSSLNIQGAKQGMRAKVKCEIEHMEYKLLNGRKINVKSVLQVKGTVSEEVEREYVKDLEGVRDIQVLRKNYSINWFVGQSTISSDIKEIVEIPSVKQSIKEILRNDIKITGKDYKVTDDKVIVKGDLNISTLYIGEGESDNIQYMEHEIPFTQFVDLEGLTEDSYCDVDYNITGVNFEAVEDSDGELRALKCEVSLDITVEGFEKRDIDIVEDTYSPFSRLEPEKDTFSVEERISESRSQVILKQIIELPDEYPEISEVFNVICKPSLSEYSVDEGRVAIEGIVENRILFIADNPEEPIICYEQELPVSHEIQLDKYSDDMKCNIEMEIEHCNYSVISSREIELRLTLGVVTKAVDQVKVPLITAVEESPFEDKRSESKPSIIIYFTQPGDNLWKIAKKYRTTVDDLRKINDEDNLNFNKPGKQIIIINKADK, encoded by the coding sequence ATGTCTCTGGAATTAGTTAGGGAAGTTATAAAGGCTAATAAGATAGTTGGTGAGAATTCCACGCAAACTATAGTTGAGCATGATATAATTGTGCCCGATGTCAACCCGGATATTGATAATATACTTTTAATTGATGGAGATATCTTTATAAACAGAGTTGATACAGGAGAAGGAGAAGTATTTGTAAGCGGAGAGATCTACTATAAAATTCTTTATATATCTGATGAAGAAGCAAAACAATTAAAGAGTATTAACGTAGCATCAGAATTCTCCAGCAGCCTTAACATTCAGGGTGCAAAGCAGGGTATGAGAGCTAAAGTAAAATGTGAAATTGAGCATATGGAATATAAATTACTAAATGGAAGGAAAATTAATGTAAAGTCGGTGCTGCAGGTAAAAGGAACAGTGTCAGAAGAGGTAGAGAGAGAATATGTTAAAGATCTCGAAGGGGTACGGGATATCCAAGTATTAAGAAAAAATTATAGTATAAACTGGTTTGTAGGCCAAAGCACCATAAGTTCAGATATTAAAGAGATAGTAGAAATTCCCTCGGTTAAGCAAAGTATAAAAGAAATTCTAAGGAATGATATTAAGATTACAGGAAAGGACTATAAAGTAACTGACGATAAAGTAATTGTAAAAGGAGATTTAAACATTTCCACTCTCTATATAGGAGAAGGTGAAAGTGATAACATTCAATATATGGAGCATGAGATCCCATTCACACAGTTCGTTGATCTGGAGGGCTTAACAGAAGATAGCTATTGTGATGTGGACTATAATATTACAGGTGTAAACTTTGAAGCAGTAGAAGACAGTGATGGAGAGTTAAGGGCATTAAAATGCGAGGTATCATTAGATATTACTGTAGAGGGATTTGAAAAAAGAGATATAGATATAGTTGAGGATACTTACAGCCCCTTTTCAAGACTGGAACCAGAAAAGGATACTTTTAGCGTAGAAGAGCGAATCTCTGAGAGCAGGAGTCAGGTTATTCTGAAGCAGATTATAGAATTACCTGATGAGTATCCAGAGATATCAGAAGTATTTAATGTTATTTGTAAACCGAGCTTAAGTGAATATTCAGTGGATGAAGGAAGAGTAGCTATAGAAGGAATAGTAGAAAACAGGATACTTTTTATCGCAGATAACCCTGAGGAACCTATTATATGCTACGAGCAGGAGCTTCCTGTAAGCCATGAAATCCAGTTGGATAAATATAGCGATGATATGAAATGTAATATTGAAATGGAGATTGAACATTGTAATTATAGTGTGATTTCCTCCAGAGAGATTGAACTCAGACTTACTTTGGGAGTAGTTACTAAAGCTGTGGATCAAGTAAAAGTGCCTTTGATTACTGCAGTTGAGGAGTCGCCCTTTGAAGATAAGAGATCAGAATCAAAGCCAAGCATAATAATTTACTTTACACAACCTGGAGATAATCTGTGGAAAATTGCTAAAAAATACAGAACAACCGTAGATGACCTCAGAAAAATAAATGATGAGGATAACCTTAATTTTAATAAACCTGGCAAGCAGATTATAATAATAAACAAAGCTGATAAATAG
- a CDS encoding GntR family transcriptional regulator, protein MAGKLSKVNLNDYKPLREVIFNTLKEAIIVGELKPGTRLMEVQLAEKMGVSRTPVREAIRKLELEGLVTMVPRKGAHVASLSPKDIVDVLEVRAALDGLAASLSSLKMKEDQIKELRQINKQFANFVAKENLQGSIKKDVEFHELIYRSSGNEKLMQIVSNLREQVQRFRVIYLKDYSSQKDIESEHEEIIEAIAKKDPEAALNAAKRHIKNQEIGIINAIKKQEMDYTFQGEKLW, encoded by the coding sequence ATGGCAGGCAAGTTATCTAAAGTAAATTTAAATGATTACAAACCATTAAGAGAAGTAATATTTAATACTTTAAAAGAAGCCATTATTGTTGGAGAATTAAAGCCAGGGACAAGGCTTATGGAAGTGCAGCTGGCAGAAAAAATGGGAGTTAGCAGGACTCCGGTTAGAGAAGCCATAAGGAAACTTGAACTTGAAGGACTTGTGACCATGGTACCCCGGAAGGGAGCACATGTAGCCAGCCTGTCACCGAAAGATATAGTTGATGTGCTGGAAGTAAGAGCTGCACTTGATGGATTGGCTGCGTCTCTTTCTTCTCTCAAAATGAAAGAGGATCAAATAAAAGAACTTAGGCAAATAAACAAGCAGTTTGCAAATTTTGTGGCAAAAGAAAACTTACAAGGCTCCATTAAAAAGGATGTTGAGTTTCATGAATTAATTTACCGGTCTTCCGGCAATGAGAAACTTATGCAGATAGTAAGCAACCTAAGGGAACAAGTGCAGAGATTCAGAGTAATATATCTTAAGGATTACAGCAGTCAAAAAGATATTGAAAGTGAACATGAAGAGATAATCGAAGCTATTGCCAAAAAAGATCCTGAAGCTGCCCTTAATGCGGCAAAGAGGCATATAAAGAATCAGGAAATTGGAATAATCAATGCTATAAAAAAACAAGAAATGGATTACACTTTCCAAGGAGAAAAGTTATGGTAA
- a CDS encoding NTP transferase domain-containing protein has translation MVNIIILAGSQPIKTWDDKGNKALFQINGKMMVEYVIEAARGVDDIQKIVLVGDKSELESTLSQKVDAIIDSKGSMLENVMAGIKYLNDREFVLVCSSDIPFITSDAIKDFIDRAKETGADFCYPIVEKNESDKKFPDMKRTFVKTKEGLFTGGNIFYINPAVVESCFEIADKLIQARKNPFKMARILSPVLLISLATGKLSIKKAEKRFSKIMGIKARAIISSYPEVGNDVDKPDDVMAASVYLAK, from the coding sequence ATGGTAAATATAATTATTTTAGCGGGGTCACAACCTATAAAAACCTGGGATGACAAGGGAAATAAGGCATTATTCCAGATAAACGGCAAAATGATGGTAGAGTATGTGATTGAAGCAGCCAGAGGTGTAGATGATATTCAGAAAATTGTACTGGTGGGAGATAAATCAGAACTTGAGAGCACATTATCCCAAAAAGTAGATGCTATAATTGATTCTAAAGGTTCAATGCTGGAAAATGTAATGGCCGGGATAAAATATTTAAATGATAGGGAATTTGTGCTTGTTTGCAGTTCTGACATACCATTTATTACATCAGACGCAATTAAGGATTTTATAGATAGAGCAAAGGAAACTGGTGCGGATTTTTGTTATCCGATTGTTGAGAAAAATGAGAGTGATAAAAAGTTTCCAGATATGAAAAGGACTTTTGTTAAAACAAAAGAAGGACTTTTTACAGGTGGGAACATATTTTATATTAATCCTGCAGTGGTTGAAAGTTGTTTTGAGATTGCAGATAAACTAATCCAAGCCAGGAAGAATCCTTTTAAAATGGCAAGAATACTAAGCCCTGTTTTACTTATAAGTCTGGCTACAGGTAAGCTTTCAATAAAGAAAGCAGAAAAAAGGTTCTCAAAGATAATGGGAATAAAAGCACGGGCGATTATTTCAAGTTACCCTGAAGTTGGAAATGATGTAGATAAACCAGATGATGTTATGGCTGCTTCAGTTTATTTAGCTAAATAA
- the bofA gene encoding pro-sigmaK processing inhibitor BofA, protein MLYILGRLILLPVRSLAKIIFNTLIGGIALAIINFFGGFFNFHIALNVVTAMVAGILGIPGVLLLVVLKILFKAS, encoded by the coding sequence ATTTTATATATATTGGGGAGATTGATTTTGTTACCTGTGAGGTCATTAGCAAAGATTATTTTTAATACTTTGATAGGCGGAATTGCACTGGCAATTATTAATTTTTTCGGTGGCTTTTTTAATTTCCATATAGCATTGAATGTTGTAACAGCAATGGTGGCCGGAATCCTGGGTATTCCGGGAGTTTTACTTCTTGTCGTGTTAAAGATATTATTCAAAGCTTCCTAG
- a CDS encoding vanomycin resistance protein VanB, protein MESNLQEKNVKLSSSKKVLIVALGLLFLIIAIIGQITYAILNYDKIYNGVYISNIYVGEMLKDEAVDFLSNNLDSNISNLNISITVESLTESFKYSDIEAYYDIAGAVDKAYEIGRSGSISERLRDILNTRVMGSKVPLTISYNEQKLKEHIQTLYDKTYVPAVKTDIIQRDDQLILRSGTSGKQIEKDDLQNKLSELIQKCNDISIEVPVQQIFPEEVSIEELYSKINIEPVNADVKVENGNVQILPHKRGRTIDKSYLIENFPSFSKEEGKEFLLPVEYKDPEITSERLQASLFRDTLSEYGTKFSTSTVNDANRAENIRKAVEVLNGLILSPGENFSFNKVVGPRTEEAGYKPANGYANGKVVQSFGGGICQASSTLYNSVLLADLKVTERVNHMFTVSYVPYGRDATVSYGEIDFQFVNSTKWPIKIEAWTTEDNMVFFRIKGTNENPGRTVEYTQNIIKTMDFPIHYIDDPELPEGTNIIKQYGSKGYVVETYKIVKENGNIISQNKIHTSVYNPLYQEVIRGTKKVDRANENNTDIQPGIPEENIPSIEIPHVTGIDDADNPPATLQDRIQEEIPAFETSELLEDTAELENTTENEPENQ, encoded by the coding sequence ATGGAATCAAATCTTCAAGAAAAAAATGTAAAGCTCTCTTCTTCAAAGAAAGTGCTTATAGTAGCTTTGGGTTTATTATTTCTTATAATTGCAATTATTGGTCAAATAACTTATGCTATTTTAAATTATGATAAAATATATAACGGTGTATACATATCCAACATTTATGTTGGAGAAATGTTAAAAGATGAAGCTGTTGATTTCTTAAGTAATAATTTAGACTCTAATATTAGTAATTTGAATATTTCAATTACCGTAGAATCTTTGACAGAATCTTTTAAATACTCAGATATTGAAGCCTACTACGATATCGCTGGAGCAGTTGACAAGGCATATGAAATTGGACGTTCAGGTAGTATATCTGAAAGGCTTAGAGATATTCTTAATACAAGAGTTATGGGAAGCAAAGTACCTCTCACTATTTCATACAATGAGCAGAAACTAAAAGAACATATACAAACATTATATGACAAAACATATGTCCCTGCTGTTAAAACTGATATTATTCAGCGCGATGATCAGCTTATCCTCCGTTCTGGAACCTCTGGTAAACAAATAGAAAAAGATGATCTTCAAAACAAATTGTCAGAATTAATTCAGAAATGTAATGATATTTCTATAGAAGTACCCGTGCAACAAATTTTTCCTGAAGAGGTTAGTATTGAAGAGTTATACTCAAAGATTAATATTGAGCCAGTCAATGCGGACGTAAAGGTTGAGAATGGAAATGTGCAGATTCTGCCCCATAAAAGAGGAAGAACAATAGATAAATCATACTTGATTGAAAATTTTCCATCTTTCTCTAAAGAAGAAGGTAAGGAATTTTTATTGCCGGTGGAGTATAAAGACCCTGAAATTACTTCAGAACGTCTACAAGCCTCATTGTTCAGGGATACCTTATCGGAATATGGAACTAAATTTTCAACTTCTACAGTAAATGATGCAAATCGCGCAGAAAATATTAGAAAAGCTGTAGAAGTACTCAATGGTTTAATATTATCTCCCGGTGAAAATTTCTCATTTAATAAAGTTGTTGGTCCACGAACCGAAGAAGCAGGTTATAAGCCTGCAAACGGATATGCTAACGGTAAAGTCGTGCAAAGTTTCGGTGGAGGTATATGCCAGGCCTCTTCAACCCTTTACAATTCTGTTTTATTGGCAGATTTGAAGGTTACTGAACGCGTAAATCATATGTTTACTGTATCCTATGTTCCCTATGGAAGAGATGCAACCGTGTCCTACGGAGAAATAGACTTTCAATTCGTAAACTCTACAAAATGGCCAATAAAAATTGAAGCCTGGACAACAGAGGACAACATGGTATTTTTCAGAATCAAAGGAACTAATGAAAATCCCGGCAGAACAGTGGAATATACTCAGAATATAATAAAAACTATGGATTTCCCAATACATTATATAGATGATCCGGAACTTCCTGAAGGAACCAACATTATAAAACAGTATGGCTCAAAAGGATATGTTGTTGAAACTTACAAAATAGTTAAAGAAAACGGAAATATCATCAGCCAAAATAAAATCCACACAAGTGTATATAATCCTTTATATCAGGAAGTTATCAGAGGAACAAAGAAAGTAGATAGAGCTAATGAAAACAACACTGATATCCAGCCAGGTATTCCTGAAGAAAACATTCCATCCATTGAAATTCCTCATGTTACCGGAATAGATGATGCAGATAATCCTCCTGCTACGCTTCAGGATAGAATCCAGGAAGAAATTCCTGCCTTTGAAACTAGTGAATTACTTGAAGATACTGCTGAACTTGAAAACACTACAGAAAATGAACCTGAAAATCAATAA
- a CDS encoding Veg protein has product MIEKGDLVQIKRDIETCVGQRVQLKANKGRKKSFIREGIIEKSYPSIFVIKFENDYDTTRRVSYSYTDILTKAIELVVYKDDEKIQVC; this is encoded by the coding sequence ATGATAGAAAAGGGTGACCTGGTCCAGATAAAGCGCGATATAGAAACTTGTGTAGGGCAGAGAGTGCAGCTTAAGGCAAACAAAGGACGGAAAAAATCCTTTATCAGAGAAGGCATTATTGAGAAGTCTTATCCTAGTATATTCGTAATAAAGTTTGAAAATGACTATGATACAACCAGAAGAGTTTCTTACAGTTATACGGATATACTTACAAAAGCAATAGAACTTGTAGTATATAAAGATGACGAAAAAATACAAGTTTGTTAG